The following proteins are encoded in a genomic region of Streptococcus constellatus subsp. constellatus:
- a CDS encoding alpha-ketoacid dehydrogenase subunit beta, with the protein METKTMSFRDTIILAMSEEMRLDENVLLMGEDVGIFGGDFGTSVGMLEEFGPERVRDCPISEAAISGAAAGAAMTGLRPIVDMTFMDFSVIAMDAIVNQAAKTRYMFGGKGQVPLTIRCAAGNGVGSAAQHSQSLESWFTHIPGLKVVAPGTPADMKGLLKSSIRDNNPVIILEYKSEFNQKGEVPLDPDYTIPLGVGDIKKEGMDVTVVTYGKMLRRVMQAAEELTEEGISVEVVDPRTLVPLDKDIIINSVKKTGKVVLVNDAHKTSGYIGEISAIISESEAFDYLDAPIRRCAGEDVPMPYAQNLENAMIPTVESIKDTIRKTYHKE; encoded by the coding sequence ATGGAAACAAAAACAATGTCTTTCCGTGACACCATTATCCTTGCCATGTCTGAGGAAATGCGTCTTGATGAAAATGTGTTGTTAATGGGAGAAGATGTCGGCATTTTCGGAGGAGATTTCGGAACATCCGTCGGAATGTTAGAAGAATTCGGTCCAGAACGAGTACGTGATTGTCCAATTTCTGAAGCAGCTATTTCAGGAGCTGCAGCAGGAGCTGCCATGACAGGCCTTCGTCCTATTGTAGATATGACTTTCATGGACTTTTCTGTCATTGCCATGGATGCGATTGTCAACCAGGCTGCTAAAACACGTTATATGTTTGGTGGTAAAGGACAAGTTCCGCTAACAATTCGTTGCGCAGCTGGAAATGGTGTCGGATCAGCTGCTCAACACTCGCAATCTTTAGAATCTTGGTTTACCCATATTCCCGGTCTCAAAGTCGTAGCACCTGGAACTCCCGCAGATATGAAGGGATTGTTGAAATCTTCAATTCGCGACAACAATCCTGTTATTATCCTTGAGTATAAATCAGAATTCAACCAAAAAGGCGAAGTTCCACTTGACCCTGATTATACAATCCCTCTCGGTGTTGGTGACATCAAAAAAGAAGGAATGGACGTAACAGTTGTGACTTATGGAAAAATGCTCCGCAGAGTTATGCAAGCAGCTGAAGAATTGACAGAAGAAGGCATTTCAGTAGAAGTAGTCGATCCTCGTACCTTGGTACCACTTGATAAAGATATTATTATTAACTCAGTTAAAAAAACAGGAAAAGTCGTTCTGGTCAACGATGCCCATAAGACCAGCGGCTATATCGGAGAAATTTCGGCTATTATATCTGAGTCTGAAGCCTTTGACTATCTGGATGCACCGATTCGTCGCTGTGCTGGAGAAGACGTGCCGATGCCTTATGCTCAAAATCTTGAAAATGCCATGATTCCGACAGTAGAATCCATCAAAGACACTATCCGTAAGACTTATCATAAAGAGTAA
- a CDS encoding thiamine pyrophosphate-dependent dehydrogenase E1 component subunit alpha: MAMLDKNLLLEMFRKMEEIRRMDLKIAQLVKKGKVPGMTHFSVGEEAASVGAMLALNPDDLITSNHRGHGQAIAKGIDLNGMMAEIMGKYNGTCKGKGGSMHIADLDAGNLGANGIVGGGIGIAVGAALTQQMHHTGKIVVCFFGDGATNEGVFHEAVNMASIWNLPVIFYCINNGYGISADIKKMTNIEHIHERSAAYGVPGMFIEDGNNVLDVYEGFQKAVEHVRSGKGPVLIESVTYRWLGHSSSDPGKYRTREEVEEWKKKDPIENLRKYLLANQIASDEELEAIQAEVKEAVEASVKFAAESPFPPLESAFEDIYAD; this comes from the coding sequence ATGGCAATGTTAGATAAAAATCTCTTGTTAGAGATGTTTCGGAAGATGGAAGAAATTCGTCGGATGGACCTAAAAATTGCTCAACTCGTGAAAAAGGGGAAAGTTCCAGGTATGACTCACTTTTCAGTTGGAGAAGAAGCAGCAAGCGTTGGAGCTATGTTGGCCCTCAATCCTGATGATTTGATTACATCTAACCATCGTGGGCATGGTCAGGCGATTGCTAAAGGAATTGACCTGAATGGCATGATGGCAGAAATCATGGGCAAATACAATGGAACCTGCAAAGGAAAAGGTGGCTCCATGCACATTGCTGATTTGGATGCTGGAAATTTAGGAGCAAATGGTATTGTTGGCGGAGGTATAGGAATCGCAGTCGGTGCAGCCCTTACTCAGCAAATGCATCATACAGGAAAGATCGTTGTCTGTTTCTTTGGTGACGGAGCAACGAACGAAGGTGTTTTTCATGAAGCGGTTAATATGGCCTCTATTTGGAATTTGCCAGTGATTTTCTATTGTATCAATAATGGCTATGGTATTTCTGCGGATATTAAGAAAATGACCAATATAGAGCATATTCACGAGCGCAGCGCAGCTTATGGCGTTCCAGGTATGTTCATCGAAGATGGCAATAATGTTTTGGATGTCTATGAAGGTTTCCAAAAAGCTGTAGAGCATGTTCGCAGTGGTAAAGGACCTGTCTTAATTGAGAGTGTGACCTATCGTTGGTTGGGACATTCATCTTCTGACCCAGGTAAATACCGTACTCGTGAAGAAGTAGAAGAATGGAAGAAAAAAGATCCAATCGAAAATCTTCGTAAATATTTACTCGCAAATCAGATTGCAAGCGATGAAGAGTTAGAGGCTATTCAAGCAGAGGTTAAAGAAGCAGTAGAAGCATCTGTAAAATTCGCGGCAGAAAGTCCATTCCCACCGCTTGAATCAGCTTTTGAAGATATTTATGCAGATTAA